In Holophagales bacterium, one DNA window encodes the following:
- a CDS encoding 2-oxoglutarate dehydrogenase E1 component encodes MSMSSADSAIFDAFRRWGYLEAELDPFGRLQPLRMPELALSGETAETARRIYCGAIGAEFMHLPDGARREWVAARLEAEPPAIDRRRVFDGLLRAELLEQVLQARYTGNKRFSLEGTVALVPLLHEGLEVAAEAGAEQAVLAMSHRGRLNVMVQVVGRSPHEVFAGFEDVDPKSILGSGDVKYHLGATGNFRAASGRTVRIHLSSNPSHLEAVCPVALGRARAKQERLGDRTGRRVLPVLMHGDSAFAGQGILAETLNLAAVEGFDVGGTVHVVVNNYIGFTTEPHAYSSTRYATDIAKRLPIPIFHVNAEDPDAVARVARLAVEYRNAFASDVVVDLLGYRRYGHSEVDDPTVTQPLLYKKIRATPPLWQSYASRAGLSRGEADAAAAAVRDEYVAAQKEAAQLSRIPLLRELPGYWAPYRGGRWDESLAVTTGVAADKLAELGAKLTRAPEGFHVHPKVEKLLEERAKMARGEKPVDFGMAEALAFASLVVAGTPVRLSGQDSRRGTFNHRHAVLIDVEDEKEYLPLAHLTPGQAKFEVYDSVLSEAAVLGFEYGFSRDTPEALVLWEAQFGDFANGAQILIDQFLAAGEDKWGLLSGLVMLLPHGYEGQGPEHSSARIERYLQLAGEENMVVAQPSTAAQYFHLLRRQALRHWRKPLIVFTPKSGLRNPDACSPLAELAAPRFGNVLKDTLGSSGPGVRRVLLATGKVVHELRAERARRKADDVAVLGLEQLYPFPEADLTAALAAYPEARELVWVQEEPGNMGALAYAMPHLEHTARDLAVRSVKRSPSASPATGSPKAHALEQKTLLNLAFA; translated from the coding sequence ATGAGCATGTCCTCTGCCGATTCCGCGATCTTCGACGCCTTCCGCCGCTGGGGCTACCTCGAGGCCGAGCTCGACCCGTTCGGCCGCCTGCAGCCGCTGCGCATGCCCGAGCTCGCGCTCTCCGGCGAGACGGCGGAGACGGCGCGACGGATCTACTGCGGCGCGATCGGTGCCGAGTTCATGCACCTCCCCGACGGCGCGCGTCGCGAGTGGGTGGCCGCACGGCTGGAGGCCGAGCCGCCGGCGATCGACCGCCGCCGGGTCTTCGACGGCCTCCTGCGCGCCGAGCTGCTCGAGCAGGTCCTCCAGGCACGCTACACCGGCAACAAGCGCTTCTCGCTCGAAGGCACGGTGGCGCTGGTGCCGCTGCTTCACGAGGGGCTCGAGGTGGCCGCCGAGGCGGGTGCGGAGCAGGCGGTACTGGCGATGAGCCATCGCGGCCGCTTGAACGTGATGGTGCAGGTGGTCGGCCGCAGCCCGCACGAGGTCTTCGCCGGCTTCGAGGACGTCGACCCGAAGAGCATCCTCGGCTCGGGCGACGTCAAGTACCACCTCGGCGCCACCGGCAACTTCCGCGCTGCCAGCGGTCGCACGGTGCGCATCCATCTCTCGTCGAACCCCAGTCATCTCGAAGCGGTCTGCCCGGTGGCGTTGGGACGCGCTCGCGCCAAGCAGGAGCGGCTCGGCGACCGCACCGGCCGGCGCGTGCTGCCGGTGCTGATGCACGGCGACTCGGCCTTCGCCGGCCAGGGGATCCTCGCCGAGACACTGAACCTCGCCGCGGTCGAGGGCTTCGACGTCGGCGGCACGGTACACGTCGTGGTGAACAACTACATCGGCTTCACCACCGAGCCGCACGCCTACTCCTCGACGCGCTACGCCACCGACATCGCCAAGCGGCTGCCGATCCCGATCTTCCACGTCAACGCCGAGGACCCCGACGCGGTGGCGCGCGTCGCGCGGCTCGCCGTCGAGTACCGCAACGCCTTCGCCTCCGACGTGGTGGTGGACCTGCTCGGCTACCGCCGCTACGGCCACAGCGAGGTCGACGACCCGACGGTGACCCAGCCTCTGCTCTACAAGAAGATCCGCGCCACGCCGCCGCTCTGGCAGTCGTACGCCTCGCGTGCCGGGCTCTCGCGCGGCGAGGCCGACGCGGCGGCGGCGGCGGTGCGCGACGAGTACGTCGCGGCGCAGAAGGAGGCGGCGCAGCTCTCGCGCATCCCGCTGCTGCGCGAGCTGCCCGGCTACTGGGCGCCGTACCGCGGCGGCCGCTGGGACGAGTCGCTCGCCGTCACCACCGGCGTCGCCGCGGACAAGCTCGCCGAGCTCGGCGCCAAGCTCACCCGCGCACCGGAGGGGTTCCACGTCCACCCGAAGGTCGAGAAGCTGCTCGAGGAGCGGGCGAAGATGGCGCGTGGGGAGAAGCCCGTCGACTTCGGCATGGCCGAGGCGCTCGCCTTCGCCTCGCTCGTCGTCGCCGGCACCCCGGTGCGCCTCTCCGGCCAGGACTCGCGGCGCGGCACCTTCAACCACCGGCACGCCGTGCTGATCGACGTCGAGGACGAGAAGGAGTACTTGCCACTCGCCCATCTGACGCCCGGGCAGGCGAAGTTCGAGGTCTACGACTCGGTGCTCTCGGAGGCCGCGGTGCTCGGCTTCGAGTACGGCTTCTCGCGCGACACGCCGGAGGCGCTGGTGCTCTGGGAGGCGCAGTTCGGCGACTTCGCCAACGGGGCGCAGATCCTCATCGACCAGTTCCTCGCCGCCGGCGAGGACAAGTGGGGGCTGCTCTCGGGGCTCGTCATGCTGCTGCCGCACGGCTACGAGGGACAGGGGCCGGAGCACTCGTCGGCGCGCATCGAGCGCTATCTGCAGCTCGCTGGCGAGGAGAACATGGTCGTCGCCCAGCCGTCGACCGCGGCGCAGTACTTCCACCTGCTGCGCCGCCAGGCGCTGCGCCACTGGCGGAAGCCGTTGATCGTCTTCACGCCGAAGAGCGGTCTGCGCAACCCCGACGCCTGCTCGCCGCTCGCCGAGCTCGCCGCGCCGCGATTCGGAAATGTTCTGAAGGACACCCTGGGGTCCTCCGGACCCGGCGTGCGGCGAGTCCTGCTGGCCACCGGCAAGGTCGTCCACGAGCTCCGCGCCGAGCGCGCCAGGCGCAAGGCCGACGACGTCGCCGTCCTCGGCCTCGAACAGCTCTACCCCTTCCCCGAAGCTGACCTGACCGCCGCGCTCGCCGCCTACCCCGAAGCCCGCGAGCTCGTCTGGGTCCAGGAAGAGCCCGGCAACATGGGCGCCCTCGCCTACGCCATGCCCCACCTCGAACACACCGCCCGCGACCTCGCCGTCCGCTCCGTCAAGCGCTCCCCCTCCGCCAGCCCCGCCACCGGCTCGCCGAAGGCGCACGCGCTCGAGCAGAAGACGTTGTTGAATCTGGCGTTCGCGTAG
- a CDS encoding DNA-binding response regulator, which translates to MASRFGVRWPLAVLAYGAAGGVLLAALRWSEYRFLVVEHSYEIYAGLVAALFAGVGIWLGTRLVRRKTERVVVEVPVEVRVPVAGPAAFEVDVARQRELGITQRELEVLGCIAAGLSTREIGEKLFVSENTVKTHAGRLLEKLGARRRTQAVQRGKELGLLP; encoded by the coding sequence ATGGCGTCACGCTTCGGCGTTCGTTGGCCGCTGGCCGTCCTCGCCTACGGCGCGGCGGGAGGGGTTCTCCTCGCGGCGCTGCGCTGGAGCGAGTACCGCTTCCTGGTGGTCGAGCACTCGTACGAGATCTACGCGGGCTTGGTCGCGGCCCTCTTCGCGGGGGTCGGCATCTGGCTCGGCACGCGACTTGTTCGCCGGAAGACCGAGCGTGTCGTGGTCGAGGTTCCGGTCGAGGTCCGCGTCCCGGTGGCGGGACCCGCGGCCTTCGAGGTCGACGTTGCCCGTCAGCGGGAGCTCGGGATCACGCAGCGTGAGCTCGAGGTTCTGGGGTGCATCGCCGCCGGGTTGTCGACGCGGGAGATCGGCGAGAAGCTCTTCGTCTCGGAGAACACGGTCAAGACCCACGCCGGCCGGCTGCTCGAGAAGCTCGGAGCGCGGCGGCGAACCCAGGCGGTGCAACGGGGCAAGGAGCTCGGGCTCCTCCCTTGA
- a CDS encoding DUF4199 domain-containing protein has product MKKTVWTWGLIAGGIPSALMLVATVFADRIGFEKGAIFGYTGLVLSSLTIFFGVRAYRENVGGGRLSFKKGLQVGLLIALVACVLYVCTWQIVYHAFIPDFAEKYAAFALDKARSQGKSEAELAELARQMAHFQEMYKNPLVNIAFTLLEPLPFGLLSALISAGILRRREAPATA; this is encoded by the coding sequence ATGAAGAAGACCGTCTGGACCTGGGGACTGATCGCGGGCGGCATCCCCAGCGCCCTCATGCTCGTGGCCACGGTGTTCGCCGATCGCATCGGGTTCGAGAAGGGCGCCATCTTCGGGTACACCGGCCTGGTGCTCTCGTCGCTCACCATCTTCTTCGGCGTACGCGCCTACCGGGAGAACGTCGGCGGCGGCCGCCTGTCCTTCAAGAAGGGTCTCCAGGTCGGCCTCCTGATCGCGCTCGTCGCGTGCGTGCTCTACGTCTGCACCTGGCAGATCGTCTACCACGCCTTCATCCCGGACTTCGCCGAGAAGTACGCCGCCTTCGCGCTCGACAAGGCGAGATCCCAGGGCAAGAGCGAGGCGGAGCTCGCCGAGTTGGCGCGACAGATGGCCCATTTCCAGGAGATGTACAAGAACCCCCTGGTGAACATCGCGTTCACCCTGCTCGAGCCTCTCCCCTTCGGACTCCTCTCCGCGCTGATCTCGGCCGGCATCCTGCGGCGCCGGGAAGCACCGGCAACGGCGTGA
- a CDS encoding transposase, which translates to MARRLRYLPEGSMVEVTCRTVQGRLLLRPSPHFNEIALGVLGRAQARYRMVIHDFVILSNHLHLLLSPESPQQLALFMAFVEANLAKEAGRLHDWRGPFWERRYELIVVSGEEEAQVGRLFYMLRHGVKERLVDRPQDWPGPHGVTALLEESPLTGVWIDRTLEHRLRRKGGELESRACQSTESLVLSPLPCWKDLPKERRRARIAALVAEVEAEARRLQREHGEPLGRDRVQRQHPHQRPARSKRSPAPWVHAASRAVRLALIEAYRVFAAAFCVAADRLRNGDRLVLFPERAFPPPLPATG; encoded by the coding sequence ATGGCACGCCGCCTTCGCTACCTGCCTGAAGGGTCGATGGTCGAGGTCACCTGCCGCACGGTGCAGGGACGGCTACTGCTGCGCCCTTCGCCGCACTTCAATGAGATCGCTCTCGGGGTCCTTGGACGCGCCCAGGCTCGCTATCGGATGGTCATCCACGACTTCGTGATCCTCTCGAACCACCTTCATTTGCTACTTTCCCCCGAGAGCCCGCAGCAGCTTGCCCTCTTCATGGCCTTCGTCGAGGCGAACCTCGCCAAGGAGGCCGGTCGCCTACACGACTGGAGGGGGCCGTTCTGGGAACGCCGCTACGAGTTGATCGTCGTCTCGGGCGAGGAGGAAGCCCAGGTTGGTCGCCTCTTCTACATGCTGCGGCACGGGGTCAAGGAGCGACTCGTCGATCGACCCCAGGACTGGCCTGGGCCGCACGGTGTCACCGCGCTTCTCGAGGAGAGTCCACTCACTGGCGTCTGGATCGACCGCACGCTCGAGCACAGGCTCCGACGCAAGGGCGGAGAGCTCGAGTCCAGAGCCTGCCAGTCGACGGAGTCGCTCGTGCTCTCGCCGCTGCCTTGCTGGAAAGACCTGCCGAAGGAACGACGCCGGGCTCGCATCGCGGCGCTGGTCGCCGAGGTCGAGGCCGAAGCTCGACGCCTCCAGCGCGAGCACGGCGAGCCCCTGGGGCGCGATCGCGTCCAGCGTCAGCACCCCCACCAAAGGCCGGCGAGGTCCAAACGCTCGCCGGCGCCGTGGGTTCACGCCGCTAGCAGGGCCGTCCGCCTGGCTTTGATCGAGGCCTACCGCGTTTTCGCTGCGGCCTTTTGCGTTGCCGCCGACCGGCTGCGCAACGGTGATCGCTTGGTGCTGTTTCCTGAGCGTGCCTTCCCTCCGCCGCTTCCCGCTACCGGCTAG
- a CDS encoding SRPBCC domain-containing protein — MSIFRTSREIRATPEAVFAAIQDPARLARWWGPEGFTNTFHTCEIRPGGAWRFTMHGPDGTDYPNESEFLEVVANSRVRIRHLNPPHFELTISLEASPAGTHLSWFAEFENREFAERMRSFLEGANEQNLDRLVIEVGS, encoded by the coding sequence ATGTCCATCTTTCGAACGTCCCGCGAGATTCGAGCCACCCCGGAGGCCGTCTTCGCTGCGATCCAGGATCCCGCGCGCCTGGCTCGGTGGTGGGGTCCGGAGGGCTTCACCAACACCTTTCACACCTGCGAGATCCGGCCAGGTGGCGCGTGGCGGTTCACCATGCACGGACCCGACGGCACCGACTATCCCAACGAGTCGGAGTTCCTCGAGGTCGTCGCGAATTCGCGGGTGCGAATCCGGCATCTCAACCCACCGCACTTCGAGCTGACGATCTCCCTCGAGGCGAGCCCGGCGGGGACGCACCTGTCGTGGTTCGCCGAATTCGAGAATCGCGAATTCGCCGAACGGATGCGATCCTTCCTCGAGGGAGCCAACGAGCAGAATCTCGATCGGCTGGTGATCGAGGTCGGCTCCTGA
- a CDS encoding NAD(P)H-binding protein: MKRVCIVGASGKLGRYMVRHALDRGYEVVGVCREQSVGKLDAFQGRITLVPGATNDREVIRRAVDGCDGVLTVLVPWGVRQYSSGTAQAVLDFARPDARLIFSCGWHITRDGQDTYSRGFRLFLVTFTWLARAIHLAEIDDQVEACRRIFASQSRWTVVRGSDLEEGQSEGLPVWSRHVGDPVLASNRTRRVDFALFMVAALENDELVHEAPAIVGCRTASALAARATR; the protein is encoded by the coding sequence ATGAAGAGGGTCTGCATCGTCGGCGCGTCCGGGAAGCTCGGGCGCTACATGGTGCGACACGCGCTCGACCGCGGCTACGAGGTGGTCGGCGTTTGTCGTGAACAGAGCGTCGGCAAGCTCGACGCCTTCCAGGGGCGGATCACCCTCGTTCCCGGAGCGACGAACGACCGCGAGGTCATCCGGCGCGCGGTCGACGGCTGCGACGGGGTGCTCACCGTGCTGGTGCCGTGGGGAGTTCGGCAGTACTCGTCGGGGACGGCGCAGGCGGTGCTCGACTTCGCGCGGCCCGACGCGCGTTTGATCTTCTCCTGCGGCTGGCACATCACCCGCGACGGTCAGGACACCTACTCGCGTGGCTTCAGGCTCTTCCTCGTGACGTTCACCTGGCTCGCGCGAGCGATCCACCTCGCCGAGATCGACGACCAGGTCGAGGCGTGCCGGCGGATCTTCGCCAGCCAGAGCCGGTGGACCGTCGTGCGGGGAAGCGACCTCGAGGAGGGACAGAGCGAGGGCCTGCCCGTGTGGAGCCGTCACGTTGGCGACCCCGTCCTGGCGAGCAACCGGACACGCCGCGTCGACTTTGCGCTCTTCATGGTCGCCGCCCTCGAGAACGACGAGCTCGTCCACGAGGCGCCGGCGATCGTCGGCTGCCGGACGGCGTCGGCGCTCGCGGCCCGGGCCACCCGATGA
- a CDS encoding nucleotidyltransferase domain-containing protein, with the protein MNSEAPIDDIVRRVRAVDGVRAIVLGGSRARGTHTATSDTDLGLYYDPDRPLDLAALDEVAAALDDRRRSGLVTPIGGWGPWVNGGGWLTVQSHAVDFIYRDLRQVAGVIDACRRGEVGIVYQPGHPHGFVSSIYLAEIATCRPLWEADGEITALQRLASPYPAALRSALIGKFGWEVRFALETARKCIDRADVVYAAGATFRAAICLLQVLFALNEQPWLNEKGAVAMAESFPRRPPRLRARLEAAFTRMAADGDAIRTAIDDLDALEGDLAALIGER; encoded by the coding sequence ATGAATTCCGAGGCGCCGATCGACGACATCGTGCGACGGGTGCGCGCCGTCGACGGCGTGCGGGCGATTGTTCTCGGGGGATCGCGCGCCCGGGGCACGCACACGGCGACCTCCGACACCGATCTCGGCCTCTACTACGATCCCGACCGGCCGCTCGACCTCGCCGCACTCGACGAGGTCGCCGCGGCGCTCGACGACCGCAGGCGATCCGGACTCGTGACGCCGATCGGCGGCTGGGGGCCGTGGGTCAACGGCGGCGGCTGGCTCACCGTGCAGTCGCACGCCGTCGATTTCATCTACCGCGATCTGCGGCAGGTCGCTGGCGTCATCGACGCCTGCCGGCGCGGCGAGGTCGGCATCGTCTACCAACCGGGCCACCCGCACGGCTTCGTCTCCTCGATCTACCTGGCGGAGATCGCGACCTGCCGCCCGCTCTGGGAGGCCGACGGCGAGATCACGGCGCTCCAGCGGCTGGCCTCGCCATACCCAGCGGCGCTCCGCTCGGCACTGATCGGCAAGTTCGGCTGGGAGGTCCGCTTCGCCCTGGAGACGGCGCGCAAGTGCATCGACCGCGCCGACGTGGTCTACGCCGCCGGCGCCACCTTCCGCGCGGCGATCTGTCTCCTGCAGGTCCTCTTCGCGCTCAACGAGCAGCCCTGGCTCAACGAGAAGGGTGCGGTGGCGATGGCCGAGAGCTTCCCGCGGCGCCCGCCCCGCCTGCGCGCCCGCCTCGAGGCGGCCTTCACGCGCATGGCGGCCGACGGCGACGCGATCCGCACGGCGATCGACGACCTCGATGCGCTCGAAGGCGACCTCGCCGCCCTGATCGGGGAGCGCTGA
- a CDS encoding VOC family protein: MPIPAPAALHHTCFLVRDLEATAQRLADSLGVAAFEVRTIVPAWSRVHGKECPFTFRVALGMVGGAAFELVTPHTGTSVYDEHLATHGESFHHTCLVYPTIGALREASAELKRQGRVAIQEAGAGDLFEFAYFDFPEIGSAVEVLFLDIAEIPPAEAVIHPRG, translated from the coding sequence ATGCCGATCCCTGCCCCTGCCGCCCTCCACCACACCTGCTTCCTCGTGCGCGATCTCGAAGCCACGGCGCAGCGGCTCGCCGATTCGCTCGGGGTCGCGGCGTTCGAGGTGCGGACGATCGTGCCGGCGTGGAGCCGGGTACACGGCAAGGAGTGTCCGTTCACCTTCCGCGTGGCCCTCGGCATGGTCGGGGGCGCGGCGTTCGAGCTCGTCACCCCGCACACCGGCACGAGCGTCTACGACGAGCACCTGGCGACGCACGGCGAGAGCTTCCACCACACCTGCCTCGTCTACCCGACGATCGGCGCGCTGCGCGAGGCCTCGGCCGAGCTCAAGCGGCAAGGGCGCGTGGCGATCCAGGAAGCCGGCGCCGGCGACCTCTTCGAGTTCGCCTACTTCGACTTCCCGGAGATCGGCTCGGCGGTCGAGGTGCTCTTCCTCGACATCGCAGAGATACCGCCGGCGGAGGCGGTCATCCACCCACGAGGGTGA